A stretch of Rhizobium sp. TH2 DNA encodes these proteins:
- a CDS encoding OmpA family protein: MAFKTRLLATAAIPFMALAGYSLPVSAAMIKPAAEIQTQSPFIAVQSEEEEVVPKKRRKQQEQQDGAQEQVTDPANAEAVEEPVRKNRKQRKQAEEQQTQEMQPADNAEAVEEPVRKNRKKQKQAEEQQTQEMQPADNAEAVEEPVRKNRKKQQQTEEQQADEAQPADNAEAVEEPVRKNRKKQKQAEEQQMDEAQPADNAEAVEEPVRKNRKKQQADQGVSDEDIVNQSKRKKQAQQDDQTEEQNAADTEEPVRKNRKKQQQADDAQQAEDGQQDAKPAGEVTDEDIVNMSKDRKKKRDRAQAETPEAIEKREEVAKDPSKTTDTVVLPVENGAAVLDSDKDADNSGANRERRKRQREQVEEVRVPKSDKDAQNTDVKIVIKNDIDVKGERIDDFRGYRRDDGKIIGKGDDVRVVFDLDGKIVIRSDDRRRLGRDGDIRYERLRDDRIKEIVIRPNGDRIVTIRNRWGEIIRRSRIDNRDVEIVIFYSPDLERGRDRLYLRDAGDELPPMRLGIPVEDYIVDVSSDPDRDYDEFLSEPPVEQVERVYSVDEVKNSARIRDKVRRIDLDTITFDTASAEISRDQAKSLRKVAEAIGAILDRNPGETFLIEGHTDAVGSDESNLVLSDERAESVASVLSELFEIPAENLVTQGYGERYLKIDTDEDERENRRVTIRRITPLVRPAEVSEN; encoded by the coding sequence ATGGCTTTCAAGACAAGGCTTCTTGCCACGGCCGCGATACCCTTCATGGCGCTTGCGGGCTACAGCCTGCCGGTGTCGGCCGCGATGATCAAGCCGGCTGCCGAAATCCAGACTCAAAGCCCATTCATCGCCGTCCAGAGCGAAGAGGAAGAAGTAGTTCCGAAGAAGCGCCGCAAACAGCAGGAACAGCAAGACGGCGCTCAGGAGCAGGTAACTGATCCGGCCAATGCCGAGGCTGTTGAAGAGCCGGTTCGCAAGAATCGCAAGCAGCGCAAGCAGGCCGAAGAGCAGCAGACGCAGGAAATGCAGCCGGCCGATAACGCCGAGGCTGTTGAAGAGCCCGTTCGCAAGAACCGCAAGAAGCAAAAGCAGGCTGAAGAGCAGCAGACGCAGGAAATGCAGCCGGCCGATAATGCCGAGGCCGTAGAAGAGCCGGTTCGCAAGAACCGCAAGAAGCAGCAGCAGACTGAAGAACAGCAGGCGGACGAGGCCCAGCCGGCGGACAATGCCGAGGCTGTCGAAGAGCCTGTTCGCAAGAACCGCAAGAAGCAGAAGCAAGCCGAAGAACAGCAGATGGACGAAGCGCAGCCTGCGGACAACGCCGAGGCTGTGGAAGAACCCGTTCGCAAGAATCGGAAGAAGCAGCAGGCCGATCAGGGTGTGTCCGACGAGGACATCGTCAATCAGAGCAAGCGCAAGAAGCAGGCCCAGCAGGATGACCAGACTGAAGAGCAGAACGCTGCCGACACCGAGGAACCGGTGCGCAAGAACCGCAAGAAGCAGCAGCAGGCTGACGACGCCCAGCAGGCCGAGGACGGGCAGCAGGACGCCAAGCCTGCCGGCGAAGTGACCGACGAAGACATCGTCAACATGAGCAAGGACCGCAAGAAGAAGCGCGACCGTGCCCAGGCCGAGACGCCCGAAGCGATCGAGAAGCGCGAGGAAGTCGCCAAGGATCCGTCCAAGACCACCGACACCGTCGTCCTGCCGGTCGAGAATGGCGCTGCCGTGCTCGACAGCGACAAAGACGCCGACAACAGCGGTGCCAACCGCGAGCGCCGCAAGCGCCAGCGTGAGCAGGTCGAGGAAGTCCGCGTGCCGAAGTCCGACAAGGATGCGCAGAACACCGACGTCAAGATCGTCATCAAGAACGACATCGACGTCAAGGGTGAGCGCATCGACGACTTCCGTGGCTACCGCCGCGATGACGGCAAGATCATCGGCAAGGGCGACGACGTGCGCGTGGTCTTCGACCTCGACGGCAAGATCGTCATCCGAAGCGATGATCGCAGACGCCTCGGCCGGGATGGAGATATCCGCTACGAGCGTCTCCGCGACGACCGCATCAAGGAAATCGTCATTCGTCCGAACGGCGACCGGATCGTCACCATCCGCAACCGTTGGGGTGAGATCATCCGCCGCTCGCGCATCGACAACCGCGACGTCGAGATCGTGATCTTCTATTCACCCGATCTCGAGCGCGGCCGCGATCGCCTCTACCTGCGCGACGCCGGCGACGAACTGCCGCCGATGCGTCTCGGCATCCCGGTCGAAGACTATATTGTCGACGTGTCCAGCGATCCGGACCGCGACTATGACGAGTTCCTCTCCGAGCCGCCGGTCGAGCAGGTCGAGCGTGTCTATTCGGTCGACGAGGTGAAGAACTCCGCGCGTATCCGCGACAAGGTGCGCCGTATCGACCTCGATACGATCACCTTCGACACGGCCAGCGCCGAGATTTCACGAGACCAGGCCAAATCCCTGAGGAAGGTGGCGGAGGCGATCGGTGCCATCCTCGACCGCAATCCGGGCGAGACCTTCCTGATCGAGGGCCATACCGATGCCGTGGGTTCCGACGAGTCCAACCTCGTCCTGTCCGACGAGCGCGCGGAATCGGTGGCAAGCGTGCTGTCGGAACTCTTCGAGATACCGGCCGAGAACCTTGTGACCCAGGGTTACGGCGAGCGTTACCTCAAGATCGATACCGATGAGGACGAGCGCGAGAACCGCCGCGTCACCATCCGCCGCATCACGCCGCTGGTACGTCCGGCGGAAGTGTCCGAGAACTGA
- the trmFO gene encoding methylenetetrahydrofolate--tRNA-(uracil(54)-C(5))-methyltransferase (FADH(2)-oxidizing) TrmFO — protein sequence MTKAPSPIHIIGGGLAGSEAAWQIASRGIPVIIHEMRGLRMTDAHKTDNLAELVCSNSFRSDDATSNAVGVLHAELRLAGSLIMAAADANQVPAGGALAVDREGFAEAVTAKVMAHPLITVVREEITGLPPAEWDKVIIATGPLTAPALGEAIARENGADSLSFFDAIAPIVHRDSIDMDVAWYQSRYDKVGPGGTGKDYINCPMDRQQYEAFVNALIAGDKTVFKDWEHVPYFDGCLPIEVMAERGPETLRHGPMKPMGLTNAHNPTVKAYAVVQLRQDNALGTLYNMVGFQTKLKYGAQTEILRMIPGLANAEFARLGGLHRNTYINSPVLLDTSLQLKSRPGLRFAGQITGCEGYVESSSIGLLAGRFAAAERLGEPLALPPVTSAFGALLNHITGGHLVSDDEPGKRSFQPMNINFGLFPELPPGAITRPDNGKRFRGKEKTAAKKQLVAERALEDCRAWLGLPPAPVRRDLEAGIPAE from the coding sequence ATGACGAAAGCACCCTCTCCTATCCATATCATCGGCGGTGGCCTGGCCGGCTCGGAAGCTGCCTGGCAGATCGCAAGCCGCGGCATTCCAGTCATCATCCACGAGATGCGTGGGCTTCGCATGACGGATGCCCACAAGACCGACAACCTGGCCGAACTTGTCTGCTCCAATTCCTTCCGCTCCGATGACGCGACCTCCAATGCCGTCGGCGTGCTGCATGCCGAACTCCGGCTCGCCGGATCGCTGATCATGGCGGCGGCCGATGCGAACCAGGTGCCGGCTGGTGGCGCGCTCGCCGTCGATCGTGAGGGTTTTGCCGAGGCCGTGACGGCCAAGGTCATGGCGCATCCCCTGATCACCGTCGTGCGCGAGGAGATCACCGGCCTGCCACCCGCGGAATGGGACAAAGTGATCATCGCCACGGGGCCCCTCACCGCGCCCGCGCTGGGCGAAGCGATTGCCCGCGAGAACGGCGCCGATTCGCTTTCCTTCTTTGATGCGATCGCGCCCATCGTCCACCGCGATTCGATCGACATGGACGTGGCCTGGTATCAGTCGCGCTATGACAAGGTCGGGCCGGGCGGCACTGGCAAGGACTATATCAACTGCCCGATGGACCGTCAGCAATACGAGGCCTTCGTCAACGCGCTGATCGCCGGCGACAAGACCGTGTTCAAGGATTGGGAGCATGTGCCCTATTTCGACGGCTGCCTGCCGATCGAGGTGATGGCCGAGCGCGGGCCGGAGACGCTGCGCCACGGCCCGATGAAGCCGATGGGCCTGACCAATGCGCATAACCCCACCGTCAAGGCTTATGCCGTCGTACAGCTCAGGCAGGACAATGCACTCGGCACGCTCTACAACATGGTCGGCTTCCAGACGAAGCTGAAATATGGCGCGCAGACCGAGATCCTGCGGATGATTCCGGGCCTGGCGAATGCCGAGTTCGCGCGTCTTGGCGGCCTGCATCGCAATACTTATATCAATTCGCCGGTTCTGCTCGACACGAGCCTGCAGCTCAAGTCGCGGCCGGGGCTGCGGTTTGCCGGCCAGATCACCGGCTGCGAGGGTTATGTCGAAAGCTCGAGTATCGGGCTATTGGCGGGGCGCTTCGCCGCCGCCGAGCGACTGGGTGAGCCACTGGCGCTTCCGCCGGTCACCAGCGCCTTCGGCGCATTGCTCAATCACATTACCGGCGGACATCTCGTTTCGGATGACGAGCCGGGCAAGCGCTCGTTCCAGCCGATGAACATCAATTTCGGACTTTTCCCGGAACTGCCACCCGGCGCGATCACGCGCCCCGACAATGGCAAGCGTTTCAGGGGCAAGGAAAAGACGGCTGCGAAGAAGCAGCTGGTGGCTGAACGGGCGCTCGAGGATTGCCGCGCATGGCTCGGCCTGCCGCCGGCACCGGTCAGGCGTGACTTGGAAGCTGGAATTCCGGCTGAATAG
- a CDS encoding DUF1127 domain-containing protein codes for MNPLRIALNWVQYRRTLSELSNLSNDTLNDIGVNRYQIRNIAARSFR; via the coding sequence ATGAACCCGCTTCGTATCGCCCTTAACTGGGTCCAGTATCGCCGCACTCTGTCCGAGCTCTCCAACCTGTCGAACGACACGCTCAACGACATCGGCGTCAACCGCTACCAGATCCGCAACATTGCGGCCCGCTCCTTCCGCTAA
- a CDS encoding DUF1127 domain-containing protein yields MNISRAYNNWVKYRQTVTELGRMTNRELADLGIARQDIRNVARQAVR; encoded by the coding sequence ATGAACATCTCTCGCGCTTACAACAACTGGGTCAAGTATCGTCAGACCGTTACCGAACTCGGCCGCATGACCAATCGCGAACTTGCCGACCTCGGCATCGCTCGCCAGGATATCCGCAACGTTGCCCGCCAGGCCGTTCGCTAA
- the tig gene encoding trigger factor, translating to MQVIETLAEGLKRELKVVIPAKDMEARMNERLQEVKDRVRINGFRPGKVPPAHLKKMYGKSVMAELVNEIIQKQPTEILSGRGEKSATQPEIAMTEDEKQADKILNAQADFEFTLSYEVIPAIELKDVSGIKVTREVVEIPESEVDEQIAKIAESTRSYEEKKGKAADGDRVTMDYEGKVDGVPFEGGKDSNAELVIGSGRFIPGFEDQLVGLKAGDEKTITVTFPADYPAANLAGKDATFDVSVKAIAAPDKLEINDELASKLGLESEAKLREIVRGQIENQFGTMTRQKLKRQLLDQMDQLYAFDTPQKLVDAEFEQIWRQINTDLAQSGKTFEDEDTTEEKARDEYRKLAERRVKLGLVLSEIGEKGGVEVSEDEMNKALYAQISQFPGQEKEIIEYFRNTPGAIAGLRAPIFEEKVVDQLLTEIQVTDKTVTKEELLADEEGDAKPAKEAKSAPKKKAAAKTEAKADDAAEAAADDAAPKKKAAPKKKAADKAE from the coding sequence ATGCAGGTTATTGAAACGCTCGCTGAAGGGCTGAAGCGCGAACTGAAGGTCGTTATTCCGGCCAAGGACATGGAAGCTCGGATGAACGAGCGCCTCCAGGAGGTCAAGGACCGCGTCCGTATCAACGGCTTCCGTCCAGGCAAGGTACCGCCTGCGCATCTCAAGAAAATGTACGGCAAATCGGTTATGGCCGAGCTCGTCAACGAGATCATCCAGAAGCAGCCGACGGAAATCCTCTCCGGCCGCGGCGAGAAGTCCGCGACCCAGCCCGAAATCGCGATGACCGAGGACGAGAAGCAGGCCGACAAGATCCTCAACGCCCAGGCCGATTTCGAATTCACGCTCTCCTATGAAGTGATCCCGGCGATCGAACTCAAGGATGTGAGCGGCATCAAGGTGACCCGCGAAGTCGTCGAAATCCCGGAATCGGAAGTCGATGAGCAGATCGCCAAGATCGCCGAGAGCACCCGCTCCTACGAAGAAAAGAAGGGCAAGGCTGCCGACGGCGACCGCGTCACCATGGATTACGAAGGCAAGGTCGATGGCGTTCCCTTCGAAGGCGGCAAGGATTCCAACGCCGAACTCGTGATCGGCTCCGGCCGCTTCATCCCGGGCTTCGAAGACCAGCTCGTTGGCCTCAAGGCTGGCGACGAAAAGACCATCACCGTGACCTTCCCCGCCGACTATCCGGCCGCGAACCTCGCCGGCAAGGACGCCACCTTCGACGTCTCCGTCAAGGCGATTGCCGCCCCGGACAAGCTCGAGATCAACGATGAACTCGCTTCCAAGCTCGGCCTCGAATCCGAAGCCAAGCTCCGCGAAATCGTCCGTGGCCAGATCGAGAACCAGTTCGGCACGATGACCCGCCAGAAGCTGAAGCGCCAGCTGCTCGACCAGATGGACCAGCTCTACGCCTTCGACACGCCGCAGAAGCTCGTCGACGCCGAGTTCGAACAGATATGGCGCCAGATCAACACCGATCTCGCCCAGTCCGGCAAGACCTTCGAGGATGAAGACACGACCGAGGAAAAGGCGCGTGATGAGTATCGCAAGCTCGCCGAACGCCGCGTCAAGCTCGGCCTCGTTCTCTCCGAAATCGGCGAGAAGGGTGGCGTCGAGGTTTCCGAGGACGAGATGAACAAGGCGCTTTACGCCCAAATCTCGCAGTTCCCGGGCCAGGAAAAGGAAATCATCGAATATTTCCGCAACACGCCGGGCGCGATCGCGGGCCTGCGCGCGCCGATCTTCGAAGAAAAGGTCGTCGATCAGCTCCTGACCGAGATCCAGGTCACCGACAAGACCGTGACCAAGGAAGAGCTGCTGGCTGACGAGGAAGGCGACGCAAAGCCTGCCAAGGAAGCCAAATCAGCGCCGAAGAAGAAGGCCGCTGCCAAGACCGAGGCGAAGGCTGACGACGCTGCTGAAGCAGCTGCGGACGATGCTGCACCCAAGAAGAAAGCCGCCCCGAAGAAGAAGGCTGCCGACAAGGCCGAGTGA
- a CDS encoding M10 family metallopeptidase — MTGTDRQTVEHQSHAAARTAAGQVSKSGNEFTDGVLSGFEWKTADITYAFPDAANDYSYGPEKNKNFHVVSSEIEIAVRRILDAESDGVIANDGFCVEGLTNLNISEGADDRTAVLRYAESSEANPTAYANYPGNASVGGDVWLGRTKTDSFYPDAEIGSYEFAVMMHETGHALGLKHPHKAESYDKIKTELHGRYDSHEYSVMTYHSYAGVHHSFLTNEISSYPQTFMMLDIAALQHMYGADFSTNNGATVYKWAPDSGNTLVNGAVGIEPNVNGSAVNRIFATIWDGGGEDTYDLSDYDDRVVVDLRPGKSSLFSQSQLADLGNFDGPGQHMASGNIYNALLYRGKMESLIENAVGGGGGDTLTGNAADNDLTGNGGDDTFVFRKNSNHDTITDFGIGADVINLRSFDIQNFMKLLGKMSDGLGGVAIDFGKGDLLLIEGETVATLDVGDFML; from the coding sequence ATGACCGGAACGGACAGGCAAACCGTCGAGCATCAGTCCCACGCGGCGGCGCGCACGGCCGCAGGGCAGGTTTCAAAATCCGGCAACGAGTTCACCGACGGCGTGCTCTCGGGATTCGAATGGAAAACCGCTGATATCACCTATGCCTTTCCGGATGCCGCGAACGATTACAGCTACGGGCCGGAGAAGAACAAGAATTTCCACGTCGTCTCGAGCGAGATCGAGATCGCCGTGCGGCGCATTCTGGATGCGGAAAGCGATGGCGTCATTGCCAATGACGGTTTCTGCGTTGAGGGCCTTACGAACCTGAACATCTCGGAAGGCGCCGACGACAGGACGGCGGTGCTGCGCTATGCCGAATCGAGCGAGGCCAATCCAACCGCCTATGCCAACTATCCCGGGAACGCTTCCGTTGGCGGAGATGTCTGGCTCGGCCGCACCAAGACGGACAGCTTCTATCCCGACGCGGAGATCGGCAGTTATGAGTTTGCCGTCATGATGCATGAAACAGGCCACGCTCTGGGCCTCAAGCATCCTCACAAGGCCGAAAGCTACGACAAGATCAAGACCGAACTCCACGGCCGGTACGACTCGCACGAATATTCGGTGATGACGTATCACAGCTATGCTGGTGTCCATCACTCGTTCCTGACCAACGAGATTTCCAGCTATCCGCAAACCTTCATGATGCTCGATATCGCAGCGCTGCAGCACATGTATGGCGCCGATTTCTCGACCAACAACGGTGCCACCGTCTACAAATGGGCGCCCGACAGCGGCAATACGCTTGTGAACGGCGCGGTGGGCATCGAGCCCAACGTCAATGGCAGTGCGGTCAATCGCATCTTCGCGACGATCTGGGATGGCGGCGGGGAAGATACCTACGATCTCAGTGACTATGACGACAGGGTGGTGGTCGATCTGCGGCCCGGAAAATCGTCGCTCTTCAGCCAGTCGCAGCTCGCCGACCTCGGCAACTTTGATGGCCCAGGCCAGCACATGGCGAGTGGCAATATCTACAATGCGTTGCTCTATCGGGGTAAGATGGAATCGCTGATCGAGAATGCCGTGGGCGGCGGCGGCGGCGACACCCTCACCGGCAATGCGGCCGACAACGACCTGACCGGCAACGGCGGCGACGACACATTCGTTTTCCGCAAGAATTCGAACCATGACACGATCACCGACTTCGGGATCGGCGCCGATGTGATCAATCTCCGGAGCTTCGATATCCAGAACTTTATGAAGCTTCTCGGCAAGATGTCGGATGGTCTGGGAGGGGTCGCGATCGATTTCGGAAAGGGCGATCTGCTACTGATCGAAGGCGAAACAGTTGCGACGCTCGATGTCGGAGATTTTATGCTCTGA
- a CDS encoding caspase family protein, translating to MPICLRFLMLGLILAVPGLAQAANSFALVIGINEYKAVPSLDGARNDAEDIATALSRKGTTRIISLMDRQATKQNIVNAWTTLLNDAREGDTIFVTYAGHGAQIKQIIQGDENDGLDEFWVLPGFDPKNLKETWKESVFDNELHQWFTEAGTRGIKVVFVSDSCHAGGMNRAVRGKLRYVEFGDSRVLGELLAMVSGSAGSSVVTEPESRTPANVTMLAATSEALPVPEVVIEGRSRGALSWAFARAVEGKADRNADGTVTRIELEDYVLATVRMRSESLQTPVFTPVAARDANEALFGVTQMPEMASSSVRPAEKTGRRPMVRARELGFDPLLPLTVKGTDVMPEDIEKGVHTYEWDAATGLFRSPNGDIVAEKVSPFTVNDIVSKFILLDFLKAIASQNPGRIIVSPEQQIYLANEHIKFDAIRGDYKNMLVFNLANTGEIQFLDMVLNGEPQFKTPLKEMKIVEPFGSDHLVVISSNESLEAIGRILERGVAPKELLASLSQRIDGTDSSIGILPLYTREN from the coding sequence ATGCCGATCTGCCTGCGTTTTCTGATGCTTGGCCTGATTCTCGCCGTGCCCGGTCTGGCTCAGGCGGCCAATTCCTTCGCACTGGTGATCGGCATCAACGAGTACAAGGCTGTGCCGAGCCTCGATGGCGCCCGCAACGATGCCGAGGATATTGCCACGGCCCTCAGCCGCAAAGGCACGACACGAATCATATCGCTCATGGACCGGCAGGCGACCAAGCAGAATATCGTCAACGCCTGGACGACGCTTCTCAATGATGCGCGCGAGGGCGACACGATCTTCGTGACCTATGCCGGCCACGGCGCGCAGATCAAGCAGATCATCCAGGGCGACGAGAACGACGGGCTGGACGAGTTCTGGGTTCTGCCGGGCTTCGACCCCAAGAACCTCAAGGAGACGTGGAAGGAATCGGTCTTCGACAATGAATTGCATCAATGGTTCACCGAGGCGGGCACGCGCGGCATCAAGGTCGTCTTTGTCTCCGATTCGTGCCACGCAGGCGGCATGAACCGGGCGGTGAGGGGCAAGCTCCGCTATGTCGAGTTCGGCGACAGCCGCGTGCTCGGCGAATTGCTGGCCATGGTCAGCGGCAGCGCCGGCAGTAGTGTCGTAACCGAGCCCGAGTCGCGCACCCCGGCAAACGTGACCATGCTGGCTGCAACCTCGGAAGCGCTTCCGGTGCCGGAGGTGGTGATCGAAGGTCGCTCGCGCGGCGCGCTCTCCTGGGCTTTCGCACGGGCGGTGGAGGGCAAGGCCGACCGCAATGCCGACGGCACCGTCACCCGAATCGAGCTTGAGGACTATGTGCTGGCAACGGTGAGGATGCGCTCCGAATCATTGCAGACGCCCGTATTCACCCCGGTGGCCGCCCGTGACGCGAACGAGGCGCTGTTCGGCGTCACGCAGATGCCGGAAATGGCGTCTTCGTCGGTCCGTCCGGCCGAAAAGACCGGTCGCCGGCCGATGGTCCGGGCGCGCGAACTGGGATTCGACCCGTTGCTGCCGCTCACCGTCAAGGGCACGGACGTGATGCCTGAAGACATCGAGAAAGGCGTACATACCTATGAATGGGATGCTGCGACCGGCCTGTTCCGCTCGCCGAATGGCGACATCGTCGCCGAGAAAGTCAGCCCTTTCACGGTCAATGACATCGTTTCCAAGTTCATTCTGCTCGATTTCCTGAAAGCCATCGCCTCGCAGAATCCGGGCCGGATTATCGTGTCCCCGGAGCAGCAGATATATCTGGCCAATGAGCATATCAAATTCGATGCGATTCGCGGTGACTATAAGAATATGTTGGTCTTCAATCTCGCCAACACCGGTGAGATACAGTTCTTGGACATGGTCCTGAATGGAGAGCCGCAGTTTAAGACGCCCCTGAAGGAAATGAAAATTGTCGAACCGTTCGGTTCGGATCACCTTGTCGTCATTTCTTCTAACGAATCGCTGGAGGCGATCGGACGAATACTGGAGCGTGGCGTCGCACCGAAAGAATTACTGGCCTCTCTTTCACAGAGGATAGATGGTACTGATTCGTCTATTGGCATACTTCCACTTTACACAAGAGAAAATTAG